The following proteins are encoded in a genomic region of Ostrea edulis chromosome 7, xbOstEdul1.1, whole genome shotgun sequence:
- the LOC125653739 gene encoding repetin-like — MANILQPFLLLRSSRNSSSQKRKGREDNGSSQKRKRREDNGSSQKRKRREDSGSSQKRKGREDNGSSQKRKGREDNGSFQKRKGR, encoded by the exons ATGGCTAATATTTTGCAACCTTTTCTCCTACTGAGG AGTTCACGCAATAGTTCCTCTCAGAAGAGGAAAGGGAGAGAAGACAATGGGTCCTCTCAGAAGAGGAAAAGGAGAGAAGACAATGGGTCCTCTCAGAAGAGGAAAAGGAGAGAAGACAGTGGGTCCTCTCAGAAGAGGAAAGGGAGAGAAGATAATGGGTCCTCTCAGAAGAGGAAAGGGAGAGAAGATAATGGGTCCTTTCAGAAGAGGAAAGGGAGATAA